In Candidatus Methylomirabilota bacterium, one DNA window encodes the following:
- a CDS encoding response regulator — MTTILIADDEPAILDLVRFTLEDPQVQIVEAADGAAALALAQQTRPEVALLDVKMPHLSGLEVCRRLRQLPECAHTRIVMLTAAAQAEDRRRGLAAGADHYLTKPFSPLALLTLVRALVPEVTVWPAV, encoded by the coding sequence ATGACGACCATCCTGATCGCCGACGATGAACCCGCCATCCTCGACCTGGTCCGCTTCACGCTCGAAGACCCGCAGGTGCAGATCGTCGAGGCCGCCGACGGCGCCGCCGCGCTCGCCCTCGCGCAGCAGACCCGTCCCGAGGTGGCGCTGCTCGACGTCAAGATGCCGCACCTCAGCGGGCTCGAGGTGTGTCGGCGCCTGCGGCAGCTTCCCGAGTGCGCGCATACCCGGATCGTCATGCTCACCGCCGCGGCACAAGCCGAGGACCGCCGCCGTGGCCTGGCCGCCGGGGCCGATCATTACCTGACCAAGCCGTTCTCACCGCTCGCGCTGCTGACCCTGGTGCGCGCGCTGGTGCCGGAGGTGACGGTATGGCCGGCAGTGTAG
- a CDS encoding HD-GYP domain-containing protein — MAGSVALSQALSYARDLKSLYETSRARERELEQTQERLRNAYQQSLQYAIDLRKTYRRLQHAIFQSLLGLANALEAKDPYTRGHSERVGALARQMARAAGIPTATADMIAQAGLLHDLGKIAIPEGVLRKPGSLTDEEWAVMRRHPVVSAQIVAPLEFFAEGAVILRHHHERHDGSGYPDGLRGELIPIGARIVAIADIYDALTSDRPYRTRLSHAEAVRRLDEQAGRTLDPDLTALCIRLTDDAAAERAL; from the coding sequence ATGGCCGGCAGTGTAGCGCTCTCCCAGGCGCTGTCCTACGCGCGCGATCTCAAGTCGCTCTACGAGACCTCGCGCGCCCGCGAGCGGGAGCTGGAGCAGACGCAGGAGCGGCTGCGCAACGCCTACCAGCAGTCGCTGCAGTACGCGATCGACCTGCGCAAGACGTACCGTCGGCTGCAGCACGCGATCTTCCAGAGCCTGCTCGGCCTGGCCAATGCGCTGGAGGCCAAGGATCCGTATACCCGTGGTCATTCCGAGCGGGTGGGGGCGCTCGCGCGGCAGATGGCGCGCGCCGCGGGCATCCCGACCGCCACCGCCGACATGATCGCGCAGGCCGGGCTGCTGCACGATCTCGGCAAGATCGCGATTCCCGAGGGCGTGCTGCGCAAGCCCGGGTCGCTCACCGACGAGGAGTGGGCGGTCATGCGCCGGCATCCGGTGGTCTCCGCCCAGATCGTCGCGCCGCTGGAATTCTTCGCCGAGGGTGCGGTGATCCTGCGCCATCATCACGAGCGGCACGACGGCAGCGGATATCCCGACGGCCTGCGCGGCGAGTTGATCCCCATCGGGGCCCGTATCGTGGCCATCGCCGACATCTACGACGCGCTGACGTCCGACCGGCCGTATCGGACCCGGCTGTCTCACGCCGAGGCGGTGCGGCGCCTCGATGAGCAGGCGGGCCGCACGCTGGACCCCGATCTGACCGCCCTCTGCATCCGGCTGACCGACGATGCTGCTGCTGAGCGCGCGCTTTGA